The following is a genomic window from Verrucomicrobiota bacterium.
CCGTTCATGCGTGTCTGGCGCAGTACCGCTGCGACATCCTCGACTGCGTGAGTGAAGGGGATCGCGCGTTCGCGCGCATGCGATTCTCGGGCAGCCATGTCGCTTCACTGCGCGGGTGGGAGCCAACCGGTCTGCCGGTTGAGTGGCAAGGCGCCGCGCTCTTCACGTTTCGCGACGGGCTCATTGTCAGTCTGTGGGTCCTGGGGGATCTCGCGGCACTTGAGTCGAACCTTGAGCGCAATGCGGTGGCGCAGTCTGCCCAACAAGCGCTTCGAGCGGACGCCGCAAGCTGATACACTGACGCCGCAAGCGCCTGAGCG
Proteins encoded in this region:
- a CDS encoding ester cyclase, with protein sequence MSTPELVSAFYERIWNRGELAAAESILHASFSFRGSLGDQCAGIESFLDYVRTVHACLAQYRCDILDCVSEGDRAFARMRFSGSHVASLRGWEPTGLPVEWQGAALFTFRDGLIVSLWVLGDLAALESNLERNAVAQSAQQALRADAAS